Proteins found in one Exiguobacterium sp. 9-2 genomic segment:
- a CDS encoding PolC-type DNA polymerase III, which yields MSLLLSDLELPNGIIEEYFYEAVLEKLRVNKAKATWTFEIRLPHVLPQNVYQLFTSRLTSRYQQFAEVKIILHADSRPDERMYHDYWPYVVQDLADVSSAMRTQLGRVLPEFKEQKLFIPVRSEPEAGFLKSSLCGELQLLYSAYGFPKFNCEPIVQINESKQEALRNQVKQEDMEEAKRMLELQFKREQSRDDDDGPVEIRIGKPIQDEIVPIKTIQDEERRIAIRGLVFSAESRELRSGKTIFTFKMTDYTDSLVVKMFARDETDVKILSAIKKGMWIQAAGRVEFDTFLRDLCMMIAQLSEVKMEAPADPWAGEKRVELHAHSQMSQMDAVMNVTKYVERAAKWGHPAVAITDHAGAQSFPDAYYAGKKNDIKVLYGIEANVVNDGVQVAYHPVERNLDDATFVVFDVETTGLSAMYNKIIELAAVKIHDGDIIDKFEAFADPKHLLSATTIDLTGITDDMVRGKPDPEQVVKEFMDWVGDSILVAHNASFDIGFLNATLRSGGHDESVLPVIDTLELARVLMPTLKNHRLNTLAKRFDIELTQHHRAIYDAEATGYLMVKLLQMADEMFNMKTHASLNREMGKDISRARPYHATVYAKNRTGLKNLYQLISIAHTKHVHRVVRTPRSQLIAHRDGLIIGSACDNGEVFDAALNKSDEDLAKVMQFYDFIEIQPPAMYGHLIEREIVQNELELRELIKKIIRVAEEHDILPVATGNVHYLDQHDATYREILIRTQGGANMLNMRKQLPPAHFRTTKEMMDDFKFLGPDVSERLVITNSQAVAEQFENIDIIPKDLYTPKIEGADEEVRNLSYDMAHRIYGETLPEIVEARLEKELKSIIGHGFAVIYLISHKLVKKSLDDGYLVGSRGSVGSSLVATMTEITEVNPLPPHYVCPNCKESEFFDDGSVGSGFDLPDKSCSKCDVPLFKDGHDIPFETFLGFKGDKVPDIDLNFSGEYQPQAHAYTKVLFGDDYVYRAGTIGTIAEKTAYGYVKGYQSENELTYRNAEVDRLVSGVTGVKRTTGQHPGGIIVVPDYMDIYDISPIQYPADDMGSEWKTTHFDFHSIHDNLLKLDILGHDDPTMIRMLQDLSGRDPKTIPVDDPEVMKIFSSTESIGVTPEQIDSKTGTLGIPEFGTKFVRQMLEETKPTTFSELVQISGLSHGTDVWLGNASELIYNGTCELKDVIGCRDDIMVYLIYAGLEPSLAFKIMESVRKGKGLSIDMEEAMIENDVPLWYIDSCKKIKYMFPKAHAAAYVLMAVRIAYYKVHHPMYYYASYFTVRAGDFDIGAMNKGSAAVRKVLQDIKDKGFEATAKDKGLYTVLEIALEMIERGFTFQKVDLYRSSATEFLIDGDTLLPPFNAVTGLGTNAAKQIVEARKGGEFLSKEDLQKRAKLSKSIIETLDNLGCLEGLPDENQLSLFDL from the coding sequence ATGTCACTGTTGCTCAGTGACTTGGAATTACCGAACGGTATCATTGAAGAATACTTTTACGAAGCAGTTCTCGAGAAGCTTCGCGTCAATAAAGCAAAGGCAACCTGGACATTTGAAATTCGCTTGCCACATGTTTTACCCCAAAACGTCTATCAACTCTTTACGAGTCGTTTGACAAGTCGGTATCAGCAATTTGCCGAAGTCAAAATCATATTACACGCAGATAGCCGTCCAGATGAACGGATGTATCATGATTACTGGCCATATGTCGTGCAGGATCTCGCAGATGTCTCATCGGCAATGCGGACACAACTCGGGCGTGTCTTACCGGAGTTTAAAGAACAGAAACTATTCATTCCGGTCCGAAGTGAACCGGAAGCAGGTTTCTTAAAGAGTAGCTTATGTGGGGAATTACAATTACTCTATAGTGCTTACGGATTCCCAAAATTCAACTGTGAACCGATTGTTCAGATCAACGAATCGAAACAAGAAGCGTTGCGAAATCAGGTGAAACAGGAAGACATGGAAGAAGCAAAACGGATGCTCGAGTTGCAATTCAAACGGGAACAATCACGAGATGACGATGATGGCCCTGTCGAAATCCGGATCGGGAAACCAATTCAAGATGAGATCGTTCCGATCAAGACGATTCAAGATGAGGAACGACGGATTGCGATCCGTGGTCTTGTTTTCTCAGCTGAGAGTCGTGAACTACGAAGTGGGAAGACAATTTTTACGTTCAAGATGACAGATTATACGGACTCGCTCGTCGTCAAAATGTTTGCGCGTGACGAAACAGACGTCAAAATCCTCTCAGCCATCAAAAAAGGCATGTGGATTCAAGCAGCAGGTCGTGTCGAGTTCGATACGTTCCTGCGCGATCTCTGTATGATGATTGCCCAACTGTCAGAAGTGAAGATGGAAGCCCCTGCTGACCCTTGGGCAGGCGAGAAACGTGTCGAGTTACATGCGCACTCGCAAATGAGCCAGATGGACGCCGTCATGAACGTGACAAAATACGTCGAGCGTGCCGCAAAATGGGGTCACCCTGCTGTCGCGATCACGGATCACGCCGGTGCACAAAGTTTTCCGGATGCCTACTATGCCGGAAAGAAAAACGATATCAAGGTACTGTACGGAATTGAAGCAAACGTCGTCAATGACGGGGTGCAAGTCGCCTACCATCCGGTGGAGCGCAATTTGGATGACGCGACATTCGTCGTCTTTGACGTCGAGACAACTGGTTTATCGGCGATGTACAACAAGATCATCGAACTTGCAGCTGTTAAAATCCACGATGGTGATATCATCGATAAATTCGAAGCATTCGCGGATCCGAAGCATCTATTGTCGGCGACGACGATTGACTTGACAGGGATTACCGATGATATGGTCCGGGGAAAACCAGACCCGGAACAAGTCGTCAAGGAATTCATGGACTGGGTCGGCGACTCGATTCTCGTTGCCCACAATGCCTCGTTTGATATTGGATTCTTGAATGCGACACTCCGGTCTGGTGGTCACGATGAATCAGTCTTACCGGTCATTGATACGCTTGAGTTAGCCCGTGTCCTGATGCCGACACTTAAAAACCACCGGTTGAACACACTCGCGAAACGATTTGACATCGAATTGACGCAGCATCACCGCGCCATTTATGATGCGGAAGCGACAGGCTATTTGATGGTCAAGTTGCTTCAAATGGCAGATGAGATGTTCAACATGAAGACACATGCCTCACTCAACCGAGAGATGGGAAAAGATATCTCGCGGGCACGACCATACCACGCGACGGTCTATGCGAAGAACCGGACGGGCTTGAAGAATCTGTACCAATTGATTTCGATTGCTCACACAAAACACGTGCACCGTGTCGTGCGGACACCACGCTCGCAACTCATCGCACATCGGGATGGATTGATCATCGGGTCAGCTTGTGATAACGGGGAGGTATTTGATGCCGCCTTGAATAAGTCGGACGAAGATTTAGCAAAAGTGATGCAGTTCTATGATTTCATCGAGATTCAACCACCCGCGATGTATGGTCATTTGATCGAACGGGAAATCGTTCAGAATGAACTTGAACTGCGCGAACTGATCAAAAAGATCATCCGTGTCGCGGAAGAACATGACATCTTACCAGTAGCGACTGGTAACGTACATTATCTCGATCAACATGACGCCACGTATCGAGAAATTTTGATCCGGACGCAAGGTGGAGCGAACATGCTGAACATGCGAAAACAATTGCCACCGGCGCATTTCCGGACGACGAAGGAAATGATGGACGACTTTAAGTTCCTCGGACCGGATGTGTCGGAACGTCTCGTCATCACGAACAGTCAAGCCGTCGCGGAACAGTTCGAGAACATCGATATCATTCCAAAAGATCTTTATACACCGAAGATCGAAGGGGCAGACGAAGAAGTTCGGAATTTGTCGTACGATATGGCGCACCGGATTTACGGCGAGACGTTACCGGAGATCGTCGAAGCCCGACTCGAAAAAGAGTTGAAGTCGATTATCGGTCACGGATTCGCTGTCATCTATTTGATTTCCCATAAACTCGTAAAAAAATCACTCGACGACGGCTATTTGGTCGGTTCACGGGGATCGGTCGGATCAAGTCTCGTTGCGACGATGACGGAGATCACGGAAGTCAATCCATTGCCGCCACACTATGTCTGTCCGAATTGTAAGGAATCGGAGTTCTTTGATGACGGTTCCGTTGGTTCTGGATTCGATTTGCCGGATAAGTCCTGTTCGAAATGTGATGTCCCATTGTTCAAGGATGGTCATGATATTCCGTTTGAAACGTTCCTTGGATTTAAAGGGGATAAGGTACCGGATATCGATTTGAACTTCAGTGGGGAATACCAGCCGCAAGCACACGCCTATACGAAAGTCTTGTTCGGTGACGATTACGTCTACCGTGCCGGAACGATCGGTACGATCGCTGAGAAGACGGCGTATGGCTATGTCAAAGGGTATCAGTCAGAGAATGAGCTGACATATCGGAATGCGGAAGTCGATCGTCTTGTCAGTGGTGTCACTGGCGTCAAACGGACGACTGGTCAACACCCGGGAGGGATCATCGTCGTACCGGACTACATGGATATCTATGATATCAGTCCGATTCAGTATCCGGCAGACGATATGGGTTCTGAATGGAAGACGACACACTTCGACTTCCATTCGATTCACGATAACTTACTCAAACTCGATATCCTCGGTCACGATGATCCGACGATGATCCGGATGCTACAGGATTTATCGGGACGTGATCCGAAGACGATTCCCGTCGATGATCCAGAAGTGATGAAAATCTTCAGTTCGACAGAATCGATCGGTGTGACGCCAGAACAGATTGATTCAAAAACCGGAACGCTCGGTATTCCGGAGTTCGGGACGAAGTTCGTCCGCCAAATGTTAGAAGAGACGAAACCGACGACGTTCTCGGAACTTGTCCAGATTTCGGGACTCTCACACGGAACGGATGTCTGGCTCGGAAATGCCAGCGAATTAATTTACAACGGAACGTGTGAACTAAAAGATGTCATTGGTTGTCGAGATGACATCATGGTCTACTTGATTTATGCCGGTCTTGAACCGTCACTTGCCTTTAAAATCATGGAGTCAGTCCGTAAAGGGAAAGGACTCTCGATTGACATGGAAGAGGCGATGATCGAGAACGATGTGCCGCTCTGGTATATCGATTCCTGCAAGAAAATCAAGTACATGTTCCCGAAAGCCCACGCTGCCGCTTACGTCTTGATGGCTGTCCGGATTGCTTATTATAAAGTCCATCATCCGATGTATTACTATGCTTCGTACTTTACGGTACGTGCGGGTGACTTTGACATCGGTGCGATGAATAAGGGCTCTGCTGCTGTTCGGAAAGTTTTGCAAGACATCAAGGATAAAGGATTCGAGGCAACGGCGAAGGACAAAGGGTTGTACACGGTTCTTGAAATCGCGCTCGAGATGATTGAACGCGGCTTTACGTTCCAAAAGGTCGATCTCTATCGCTCAAGTGCAACGGAATTCCTCATTGACGGGGATACGTTGTTACCACCTTTTAACGCCGTGACAGGTCTAGGGACGAATGCTGCGAAGCAAATCGTCGAAGCACGTAAAGGCGGCGAATTCCTCTCAAAGGAAGATCTCCAAAAACGCGCCAAGTTATCGAAATCCATCATCGAGACGCTCGATAACCTAGGCTGTCTCGAAGGGTTACCAGACGAGAATCAGCTCTCCTTGTTCGACTTGTAA
- a CDS encoding proline--tRNA ligase — MKQSKLFMPTLREVPSDAEAISHQLLLRAGFMRQNAAGIYSYLPLAKRVLANIETIIREELEAAGAQELLMPAIQPAELWEETGRWDIYGPELMRLTDRHDRRFALGATHEELITSIVRDELNSYKKLPVNLFQIQMKYRDERRPRFGLLRGREFIMKDAYSFHSSQESLDEEYQNMFDTYSRIFTRVGLEFRPVVADSGAIGGSGTHEFHALAAIGEDTIVYSDQSDYAANLEMAESIDAYPKQDKAPEALEEVHTADAKTIEAVSAHLNLPANESIKTVIFKTEQGLVMALVRGDHEVNDIKLKNYLGALDITMASDEEIEAALHSTPGTLGPIGADMKVVADYAIRALTNAVCGANKAETHYIHVDPSRDFEAEYTDLRFAEEGDASPDGNGQVKFARGIEVGQVFKLGTRYSEGMGATFLDEGGKAQPLIMGCYGIGVSRTLSAVVEQHYDERGIIWPKAIAPYDVHLIVVNSKNAEQLELGETLYRELTAAGFSVLLDDRKERAGVKFADADLIGLPVRLNVGKKATEGIVELKARRGGDAEEVGQEQVVEAVRSLYEGLE, encoded by the coding sequence ATGAAACAATCAAAACTATTCATGCCAACGTTGCGTGAAGTACCATCTGATGCAGAAGCCATTAGTCACCAACTCTTGCTTCGTGCAGGATTCATGCGTCAAAATGCCGCTGGGATCTATTCGTATCTACCACTCGCAAAACGAGTACTCGCAAACATCGAGACGATCATCCGCGAGGAATTAGAAGCGGCGGGTGCGCAAGAATTACTGATGCCAGCGATTCAACCAGCTGAACTATGGGAAGAAACAGGACGCTGGGATATCTATGGACCTGAATTAATGCGCTTGACGGATCGTCATGATCGCCGGTTCGCGCTCGGTGCGACACACGAGGAACTGATCACTTCGATCGTTCGTGATGAATTGAACTCGTACAAAAAGTTGCCGGTCAACCTCTTCCAAATTCAAATGAAGTACCGTGACGAACGTCGTCCACGCTTCGGTTTATTACGCGGTCGTGAGTTTATCATGAAAGATGCTTACTCGTTCCACTCGTCACAAGAGAGCTTAGACGAAGAGTATCAAAACATGTTTGATACGTACTCGCGGATCTTTACACGTGTCGGTCTTGAGTTCCGTCCAGTCGTCGCCGATTCTGGGGCGATTGGTGGTAGTGGAACACACGAGTTCCATGCGTTAGCAGCAATCGGTGAAGATACGATCGTCTATTCGGATCAGTCGGACTATGCGGCAAACTTAGAGATGGCAGAGTCGATTGATGCCTATCCGAAGCAAGACAAAGCACCAGAAGCACTTGAAGAAGTGCATACGGCAGATGCGAAGACGATCGAAGCGGTCAGCGCACATTTGAATTTACCAGCAAACGAATCAATCAAGACCGTCATCTTCAAGACGGAGCAAGGGCTTGTCATGGCACTCGTCCGGGGCGATCACGAAGTCAACGATATCAAGTTGAAAAACTATCTCGGTGCACTCGACATCACGATGGCGAGCGACGAAGAGATTGAAGCAGCGCTTCACTCAACGCCTGGAACACTTGGACCAATCGGGGCAGATATGAAGGTCGTCGCGGACTACGCGATTCGTGCCTTGACGAACGCTGTCTGTGGTGCAAATAAAGCGGAAACGCATTATATCCATGTCGACCCAAGCCGTGATTTCGAAGCAGAATATACAGACTTGCGCTTCGCAGAAGAAGGTGACGCGTCACCAGACGGTAACGGTCAAGTCAAGTTCGCTCGCGGGATTGAAGTCGGTCAAGTCTTCAAACTCGGAACACGTTACTCAGAAGGAATGGGAGCGACGTTCCTCGACGAGGGCGGTAAAGCACAACCTCTCATCATGGGTTGTTACGGCATTGGTGTCTCGCGGACATTGTCGGCAGTCGTTGAACAACATTATGATGAGCGTGGAATCATTTGGCCAAAAGCAATCGCGCCATACGATGTTCATTTAATCGTCGTCAACAGTAAAAATGCAGAACAACTCGAACTCGGAGAGACACTATACCGTGAGTTGACGGCTGCAGGATTCAGCGTCTTGCTTGACGACCGGAAAGAACGAGCAGGTGTCAAGTTCGCCGATGCTGATTTGATCGGTCTACCGGTTCGCTTGAACGTCGGGAAAAAAGCGACAGAAGGAATCGTCGAATTAAAAGCCCGTCGTGGTGGCGATGCAGAAGAAGTTGGACAGGAACAAGTCGTTGAGGCTGTTCGTTCACTCTATGAAGGTTTAGAATAA
- the rseP gene encoding RIP metalloprotease RseP gives MTTFISIVLMFGVLVAVHEWGHLVMAKRAGILCREFAIGFGPKIFSVFKNETLYTVRLLPIGGYVKMAGEEPELVEIKSGQTVGLQLKDGVIETIYFDADQPQVDQVVTVERIDLLRQLELVGLQDETSVRYPVSPTAFLVEGQTRTQIAPYDRTFGSKSVWKRVLAIAAGPFMNFVLAFVILFGLALYNGSPTGDSVIGTVQKGSPADQAGLVEGDRIVSVNGQDTAKWTDLRAGFQDRAGKATEVKYERDGKETTTQITPKVQQQGEQKVGIIGVTNETEKSFGTALQTGVSETWRMSTLIVGAVGDLVTGVVGVDQLSGPVGIVKMTDQVADSGFSMLLTWTALLSVNLAVFNLLPLPALDGGRLLFLFLEALRGKPVDPQKEGLVHFVGFALLMLLMLVVTWNDIQKFF, from the coding sequence ATGACGACCTTTATTTCAATCGTGCTGATGTTCGGTGTACTCGTCGCCGTCCATGAATGGGGTCATCTCGTGATGGCGAAACGGGCAGGTATTCTCTGTCGGGAATTCGCGATTGGATTTGGACCGAAGATCTTTTCAGTGTTTAAGAATGAGACGTTGTATACGGTACGTCTGTTGCCAATCGGCGGTTACGTCAAGATGGCGGGTGAAGAACCGGAACTCGTTGAGATCAAATCAGGTCAAACCGTCGGATTACAGTTAAAGGACGGCGTCATCGAGACGATTTATTTCGATGCGGATCAGCCACAAGTCGACCAAGTCGTTACTGTCGAACGGATTGACTTATTGCGTCAACTCGAACTCGTTGGATTACAAGACGAGACATCGGTTCGCTACCCCGTTTCACCGACAGCATTTCTCGTTGAAGGTCAGACACGGACACAAATTGCACCGTACGATCGTACATTCGGTTCGAAATCCGTATGGAAGCGCGTCCTTGCGATCGCTGCAGGACCGTTCATGAACTTTGTCCTCGCGTTCGTTATCCTGTTCGGTCTTGCCTTATATAATGGCTCTCCAACGGGGGACAGCGTCATCGGAACAGTTCAAAAGGGTTCTCCGGCCGATCAAGCTGGACTTGTTGAAGGTGACCGGATTGTCTCGGTCAACGGTCAGGATACAGCCAAATGGACTGATTTACGTGCTGGATTCCAAGATCGTGCCGGTAAAGCGACAGAAGTGAAATACGAACGTGATGGGAAAGAAACGACAACACAAATCACGCCAAAAGTACAACAGCAAGGAGAACAGAAGGTCGGCATCATCGGCGTCACGAATGAGACAGAAAAATCATTCGGGACAGCACTCCAAACCGGAGTTTCAGAAACATGGCGGATGTCGACGCTCATTGTCGGAGCTGTTGGAGATCTCGTGACGGGTGTCGTCGGCGTCGATCAATTATCAGGACCAGTCGGGATCGTCAAAATGACCGATCAGGTCGCAGATAGTGGGTTCTCGATGCTATTGACATGGACAGCATTGTTGTCCGTCAACTTAGCAGTCTTCAACTTATTGCCACTTCCAGCACTTGACGGAGGACGATTGTTGTTCCTCTTCCTTGAAGCCTTACGCGGTAAACCAGTTGATCCTCAAAAAGAAGGATTGGTTCACTTCGTCGGTTTTGCGCTTTTGATGCTACTCATGCTCGTCGTCACTTGGAACGACATTCAAAAATTCTTTTAA
- a CDS encoding 1-deoxy-D-xylulose-5-phosphate reductoisomerase translates to MKKISIIGGTGSIGTQTLDVIAANPDLFELTSFAFGRNTTVAIPWLNRLQPMLVGVQDETTRQELEQHLTYQPTIVVGEEKLLDVVTHPEVDTVITAVVGAVGLRPTLAAIEAGKTIGLANKETLVTAGHLVMKLAREKNVTILPVDSEHAAIFQCLNGERREDVRQIILTASGGSFRDQARDELANVTVEQALAHPNWSMGAKITIDSATMMNKGFEVIEAHWLFDVDYADIDVVIHRESIIHSMVEFNDGAVMAQLGMPDMREPIQYALTYPSRLEIQGGERLNLKEIGRLHFADASFERYPLLRLAFEAGQAGGSMPSVLNAANEQAVDRFLKGDIRFLEIEASVEAALQAHELIEEPSLDQILEADRWAREFVSSLTFAN, encoded by the coding sequence ATGAAGAAAATCAGTATCATCGGTGGTACAGGATCGATTGGTACGCAGACGCTCGATGTCATTGCGGCTAATCCAGACCTTTTTGAATTGACGAGTTTTGCATTTGGTCGAAACACGACGGTCGCCATACCGTGGTTGAACCGTCTGCAACCGATGCTTGTCGGCGTCCAAGATGAGACGACACGTCAAGAACTCGAGCAACACTTGACTTATCAGCCAACGATCGTTGTCGGTGAAGAAAAATTGCTTGATGTCGTGACGCATCCCGAAGTCGATACGGTCATTACAGCGGTCGTAGGAGCTGTTGGCTTACGTCCAACGCTTGCTGCAATCGAGGCGGGTAAGACGATTGGTCTTGCGAATAAGGAGACACTCGTCACGGCAGGTCATCTTGTCATGAAGTTGGCACGTGAGAAAAACGTGACGATCTTACCAGTTGACAGTGAACATGCGGCGATTTTCCAATGCTTAAACGGGGAACGTCGTGAAGATGTGCGTCAAATCATCTTGACGGCTTCAGGTGGTAGCTTCCGCGACCAAGCGCGGGATGAGTTAGCGAATGTTACGGTCGAACAAGCACTAGCGCATCCAAACTGGTCGATGGGAGCAAAAATCACGATTGATTCTGCGACAATGATGAACAAAGGGTTCGAAGTCATTGAAGCACATTGGTTATTTGATGTCGATTATGCAGATATCGATGTCGTCATTCACCGTGAATCCATCATCCACTCGATGGTCGAATTCAACGATGGTGCGGTCATGGCACAACTTGGTATGCCTGACATGCGAGAACCGATTCAGTACGCTCTTACATATCCGTCCCGCCTTGAAATTCAAGGGGGAGAACGGTTAAACTTAAAGGAAATCGGACGCCTACACTTTGCTGATGCTTCATTTGAGCGTTATCCGTTGTTGCGACTTGCTTTTGAAGCAGGTCAAGCCGGCGGATCGATGCCATCAGTACTCAATGCTGCGAACGAACAAGCGGTGGATCGCTTCTTAAAAGGAGACATTCGCTTTTTAGAAATCGAAGCGAGCGTTGAGGCGGCGCTTCAAGCTCATGAACTTATCGAGGAGCCTTCCTTGGATCAAATCCTTGAGGCTGATCGATGGGCGCGTGAGTTCGTATCGTCTCTTACATTCGCTAACTAA
- a CDS encoding phosphatidate cytidylyltransferase: MKTRIITGIWAGAIFLALLYLGGLPFLAFMAILTLLGYTELVRMRQWSGSRVPRILFGIGTLLPFVGIYEEAVDQTLPIGLSPIAWAMIILLIGLFWNVFSKNVFTFDDVAFLLLTAVYVGVGFASFAYIRLLEHGLTWSLLIILLIWFTDSGAYFVGKRFGKNKLWPSISPNKTIEGAVGGVLLAILLGVVFEGIEPTVGFGKVIVLAIIVAVVGQLGDLVQSAYKRHYGVKDSGTLLPGHGGILDRFDSMMIVFTVLVVLDIFA, encoded by the coding sequence ATGAAAACTCGAATCATCACAGGGATATGGGCTGGTGCTATCTTTTTGGCACTTCTGTATCTCGGCGGACTTCCCTTTTTAGCATTTATGGCAATCTTAACGCTTCTCGGATATACCGAGCTCGTTCGGATGCGACAATGGAGCGGCTCACGCGTTCCTCGGATTCTGTTTGGTATTGGGACGTTATTGCCTTTCGTTGGTATTTATGAAGAAGCAGTCGATCAGACGCTTCCGATCGGACTTTCGCCAATCGCTTGGGCAATGATCATTTTATTGATCGGTCTCTTCTGGAACGTATTCTCAAAAAATGTCTTTACGTTCGATGATGTTGCGTTTTTACTGCTGACGGCCGTGTATGTCGGTGTCGGTTTTGCATCATTCGCCTATATCCGCTTACTCGAACACGGATTAACGTGGTCACTGTTGATTATCCTCTTGATCTGGTTCACGGATTCAGGCGCTTACTTCGTCGGGAAACGATTCGGTAAGAATAAACTGTGGCCGTCGATCAGTCCCAACAAAACGATCGAAGGGGCAGTCGGTGGCGTACTGCTTGCCATCTTACTCGGTGTCGTATTTGAAGGTATCGAACCGACAGTCGGTTTTGGGAAAGTCATTGTCCTTGCCATCATCGTTGCCGTCGTTGGGCAACTTGGTGACTTGGTCCAGTCTGCTTACAAACGCCATTATGGTGTGAAAGATTCTGGAACGTTACTACCGGGTCATGGTGGTATTCTAGATCGGTTCGACAGCATGATGATCGTCTTTACGGTCCTCGTCGTACTTGATATCTTTGCTTGA
- a CDS encoding isoprenyl transferase codes for MFQWLNQTKETETYDRVPEHVAIIMDGNGRWAQKRGLPRIMGHREGMKSIREVVRVANELGIKSLTLYAFSTENWTRPEEEVSFLMKLPAQFLESDLKELDAQNVKVEVAGEVSRLPHFTREAVEQAKLDTQHNTGLRLIFALNYGGRDELVQVMQKLGEQVQAGTLSPDAITPETIERELMTGSVTDVDFVIRTSGEQRLSNFLLWQAAYAEFYFTDVLWPEFRRNAFLAAIEDYNQRTRRFGGV; via the coding sequence ATGTTTCAATGGTTGAATCAGACGAAAGAAACCGAAACCTATGATCGGGTACCAGAGCATGTCGCTATCATCATGGACGGAAACGGTAGATGGGCACAAAAACGCGGACTTCCGCGTATCATGGGACATCGCGAAGGTATGAAATCGATTCGTGAAGTCGTTCGGGTTGCAAATGAACTCGGCATTAAGAGTCTGACATTATATGCTTTCTCGACGGAGAATTGGACGCGTCCGGAAGAAGAAGTGAGTTTTCTCATGAAGCTGCCGGCGCAATTCTTAGAGTCGGATTTAAAAGAGTTAGACGCGCAAAATGTTAAAGTCGAGGTAGCAGGAGAAGTATCACGCCTCCCTCATTTCACACGTGAGGCAGTGGAACAAGCGAAACTGGATACGCAACATAATACAGGACTTCGTCTGATTTTCGCTCTGAATTATGGAGGACGCGATGAACTCGTTCAAGTCATGCAAAAACTGGGCGAACAGGTTCAGGCAGGAACACTGTCACCGGATGCGATTACACCGGAGACGATTGAACGCGAGTTGATGACAGGATCCGTAACCGACGTCGATTTCGTCATTCGAACGAGTGGGGAACAACGGTTATCGAACTTTTTACTTTGGCAAGCGGCATATGCGGAGTTTTATTTCACAGACGTCTTGTGGCCAGAATTTCGCCGAAATGCTTTCTTAGCAGCAATTGAAGATTACAATCAACGGACACGCCGATTCGGTGGCGTCTGA
- the frr gene encoding ribosome recycling factor has translation MSKEILKQAEERMEKAHLSLKKELATLRAGRANVAILDPVQVEYYGSPTPLNQVANVNTPEARLILITPWDKSMVSEIEKAIQRADLGLAPSSDGTVIRLAIPPLTEERRKELVKLVKKYTEEGKVALRNIRRDTNEQLKKQEKDGALTEDDLRGYTEDVQTLTDKFVKQLDQTATEKEQEIMEV, from the coding sequence ATGTCAAAAGAAATCTTAAAACAAGCCGAAGAACGGATGGAGAAAGCACATCTTTCACTTAAGAAAGAACTTGCGACGCTCCGCGCAGGTCGTGCAAACGTTGCGATTTTGGATCCCGTTCAAGTCGAATACTACGGTTCACCGACACCGCTCAATCAAGTAGCGAACGTCAACACACCAGAAGCACGTCTGATCTTGATCACTCCTTGGGATAAATCAATGGTCAGCGAAATCGAAAAAGCGATTCAACGTGCTGATCTTGGTCTTGCGCCGTCGTCTGATGGTACGGTCATCCGTCTTGCGATTCCACCATTAACGGAAGAGCGCCGGAAGGAACTCGTCAAACTCGTCAAGAAGTATACGGAAGAAGGTAAAGTTGCCCTCCGTAATATTCGTCGTGATACGAACGAGCAGTTAAAGAAACAAGAAAAAGATGGTGCATTGACAGAAGATGATCTGCGTGGATACACAGAAGATGTTCAGACGTTGACAGACAAGTTCGTTAAACAACTTGATCAGACGGCAACGGAAAAAGAACAAGAAATCATGGAAGTATGA